The Streptomyces sp. NBC_00597 DNA segment GGATCCCTCGGTGTTGTTCGAGGTGGTGACCTTCAGGTGCTTCTCGACCTCGGCCTTGTTCTTCACCGGGTTGTCGAAGACGATCGAGACCGGCTGGGCGATGCCCACCACCGGGTTGGCCTTGCCCGGGTTGATCGTGACCTTGTTCACCTTGTCCGCGGCGACCGTCTTGAACTGGGCGTTCGCGCTCTGGCTGTCGGTGTTCTGCGCCTCGACCTTGTAGTCGGTGCCCGGCGAGGCGTTGCGCTCGGAGGTCCACGACTTGCCGTCGTCGGCTATCTTCCCGGGCAGTTCGTTGCCCTTGCCGTCGGACACCTTCACCAGGGCCAGCTTGCCCTCGGCGAGGGTCACCTTCACCGGCTCGCCGGGCTTGGCCTGATCGCCCGTGAGGTTCACGGACATGGCCATGTCCGGCTTCTTCTTCATCTCCGCCTTGCCGGAGTCGTTCCCGCCGCCGCTTCCGCCCCCGCAGGCGGTCAGCGCGGCGGCCATGAGTGCGGTCCCGGCCAGCATGGCGTGGCGACTGCGTGCGATACGGCGTGTGCGGCTCAACGAAACCCCTCCAAGTAATGATCGTTCGCAAAAGGAGATGCGAACGGCACGACTGTAGGTTGCGCAATCCGCCGAAAATATCTGACTTTCGGTTGTGACGTGGACCGCAGCAAAACGGTCATCGTCCGGTCATAATCGCCGCGCACGGCGGTCACGGACGCCTGTGAGAGTCCTGTGCGTCCTGCTTCCCGGACGTACAGGAAGGCCGATCCGCCATGTGCGCACTGCTCGTGACCCCCGCCCAGCGAAACCAGTCCCCCGAGCGGGAGCTGAGTGTGCGTTCGCTGTCCGTTCCGGAATACCACGCCTTCCTTTCACGAAACCGGAATGCAAGCTTTCTCCAGTACCCGTCCTGGGCCGAGGTAAAGGACCTCTGGCGCTCGGAGCGGGTCGGATGGCACTACCCCGACGGGGAGATAACCGGTGCAGGGCTGGTGCTCTACCGCCAATTCCCCGGCACCCGGAAATACTTCGCCTACCTCCCCGAGGGTCCCGTCGCCGACTGGTCCGACCCCCACATCGACCGCTGGCTGGATCCCCTCAAGCGCCACCTGCGCGCGGCCGGCGCGTTCGCCGTCCGGATCGGGCCCACGCCCGCCTACCGGCGCTGGGACGCCGCCGCCGTCAAGTCCGGCACCGGCCCCGGCCGACAGGTGTCCGACGTGCTCGCCACCGAGGTCGACCCGGTCGGCGCGGCCCTCGCCGACCGGCTGCGCACCCGCGGCTGGACCCGCTGCGGCGGCGAGGACGACGGCGACGCCCAGCCGCGCCACGTCTTCCGCGTGCCGCTCGCGGGCCGCTCCGTCGACGAGCTGTGGTCCGGCCTCAACCAGGAGTGGCGGCGCAACGTGCGCAAGGCCGAGAAGTCCGGCGTGGAGACGATCCTCGGCACCGCCGCCGACCTTCCCGAGTTCTACCGGCTGCTGCGCATCACCGAGGAGCGCGACGGCTTCCGTCTGGGCCGCGCGCTCTCCTATTACCAGCAGCAGTACGAGGCCCTCAACGCCGAGTCGCCCGGCCGGATGCGCCTGTACCTGGGCATCCACCAGGGCGAGATCCTCGCCGCGCACACCATGATCGTGGCGGGGAGCCGCGTCTGGTACCAGACCGGCGCCTCCGCCGACCACCGCCGCGAGGTCCGCCCCAGCAACGCCCTGCAGTGGCGCATGATGCGGGACGCACACATCCTCGGGGCGGACGAGTACGACATGCGCGGGGTACCCTCCACTCTCGACCCCGACGAACGATCTTTCGGGCTGCTGCGCTGGAAGCTCGGCACCGGCGGGCAGGTCGTCGAAACGCTCGGCGAGTGGGAGACCCCGATGGACGGCTACACCAACACGGCGCTGTACAAGGCCTTCCAGGCCTACATGGCCCGCCGGTGACCACCACCGACACCAAAGAGGCCCCCGGCCCGTCCGTCGGGGGCGCGACCCGCCCGGCACCGGCGAAGACCTCGGTGCTGCGCAGCGGTGCGCTCATGGCGGCCGGCTCGATCGTCTCCCGCGCCACCGGCTTCGTCCGCTCCGCCGTCGTCGTCGCCGCACTGGGCACCGGGCTGCTCGGCGACGGCTACGCCGTCGCCAACACCGTCCCGAACATCCTGTACATGCTGCTCATCGGGGGCGCGCTCAACGCCGTCTTCGTCCCCGAACTGGTCCGGGCCGCCAAGGAACACCAGGACGGCGGGGCCGCCTACACCGACCGGCTGCTGACCGCCTGCACCGCGGCGCTCGTCGTACTGACCGCCGTCGCCGTGCTGGCCGCACCGCTGATCGTGTCCGCGTACACGCCCTACACCGGCAGCCAGGCGAGCACCACCGTAGCCCTGGCCCGGTACTGCCTCCCACAGATCCTCTTCTACGGGCTGTTCACCCTGCTCGGCCAGGTCCTGAACGCCCGTGGCCGGTTCGGCGCGATGATGTGGACCCCCGTCCTCAACAACTTCGTGATCATCGGCGTCTTCGGGCTCTTCCTCTACCTCTCCCAGGGCGGTCAAGGAGGTGCGCAGGGCCTGACGGCCGACGAGACCCGGCTGCTGGGCCTCGGCACCACCGCCGGCATCGTCATCCAGGCCCTCGCACTGCTCCCCTCGCTGCGCTCCGCCCGCTTCCGCTGGCGCCCCCGCTTCGACTGGCGCGGCCAGGGCCTCGCCCGCCCGCTGCGCAATGCGGGCTGGCTGGTCATGCTCGTCCTCACCAACCAGATCGCCTACTGGGTCGTCACCCGGCTCTCCACCGCCACCGGACGGCACGCCGTGGAGGCCGGCCTCGCGGGAGGCGCCGGCTACACCGCCTACAGCAACGCCTACCAGCTGTGGATCGTCCCGCAGGGCATCATCACCGTCTCCCTCGTGACCGCCCTGATGCCCCGGATGAGCTCCGCGGCGGCCGAGGGCGACCTCGCCGCCGTCCGCCGCGACGTCTCGTACGCGCTGCGCTCCAGCGCCGCCCTCGTCGTCCCCGCCGCCGTGCTGTTCGCCACGCTCGCCCCCTGGGTCATGGGCAGCGTCTTCGGGTACGGGCGCACCGGCGCCGCCGACATCGAGGTCATGGCGGGCATGCTCACGGCCTTCGCACCCGGCCTGATCGCCTTCTCCGGCCAGTACGTCCTCTCGCGCGCCTTCTACGCCCTCTCCGACACCCGCACCCCGTTCTTCCTGAACCTGGTCATCGCAGGCTTGTGGGCCGCGCTGTCGGCCGCCGCCTACTTCCTGCTGCCGGCGCGCTGGGCGGTCACCGGCATGGCGGGCGCCTACTCCGTCGCCCTGTTCGCCGGCCTCGCCGTGACTGCGCACACCCTCGCCCGCCGGCTCGGCCCGCGCACGGGAACCCGTACCGAGCGGCGCACCACCGCGGTCCGCACCCACCTGCGGCTGCTGATCGCCTGCCTGCCCGGCGCCGCCGCCGGGTACGCGGCCGCCCTGGCCGCTGACGGCCTCGGCGACTTCGCCGCGATCGGCGCGGGAACCGCGGCGCTCGCGCTCGTCGTCGTCGTCCTCGCCAGGCCGCTGGGCCTGACGGAGATCACCGACCTGCTGGACCCACTGCGCCGGAAACTCGGCCGTCGGCAGGAGCAGAAGAGTTCGAGTCACCTTGGATAATGAACGGATGCCACGCGTACTGCTGATCGAGGACGACCCTTCCATCCGGGAAGGGGTGGGCCTCGGCCTGCGCCGCCGCGGCCACGAGGTGGCCGCCGCCGAGACCGGCGAGGCGGGCCTCGCGCTGATGGCGAGCTTCGTCCCCGAGTTGGTCCTGCTCGACCTCATGCTGCCCGGGATGAACGGCGTCCAGGTCTGCCGCCGCATACGAGAGACCAGCCAGCTCCCGATCATCATGCTGACCGCCCGCGGCGACGACTTCGACATAGTCGTCGGCCTGGAGGCCGGCGCCGACGACTACATCGTCAAACCCGCCCGCACCGAGGTCATAGAGGCCCGCATCAAGGCCGTGCTGCGCCGCCTCGGCACCCCGGCGGGCAGCCGACCCGAGATCGAGTTCCACGGCGAGCTCGCCATCGACCGTGCCGGGCTGGCCGTCGCCAAGAACGGCGAACGCGTCCCCCTCGCCCCCAGCGAAATCAAGCTCCTGCTGCACCTGTCCGCCTCGCCCGAGCAGGTCTTCTCCCGCCAGCAGCTCCTCGAATGCGTGTGGGACCACAGCTACCACGCCGACGCCCGGCTCGTGGACGCCTGCGTACGCCGCCTGCGCACCAAGATCGAGGACGTCGACGGCAGCCCCCGCTACATCCAGACCGTGCGCGGATTCGGCTACCGGTTCGGGCCGCTGTGAGGCGCATCGCGCCCCTCGGGCTGCGCACCCGGCTGATCGCGGCCTTCCTGCTCGTCGCCGCGATCACCGCGGTGACCACGGCCGCGCTGACCTACCAGCAGGCCCGCACCGCCGTCCTCAAACAGAGCCAGGACACCGCCGTCAGCACCCTGCGCGACCAGGTGGAGACCCAGCCCCTCCAACTGCCGCTGGACCAGGCGCAGCTCCAGCGCGTCGTCAACGACCTGGGCAAACGCGGCAAGCCGCACCCGTGGAGCATCTTCGGCGAGTACGGGACCCTGCGCGCCTCCAACACCACCGCGCCCACCTCCACCGTGGTCACCGAGCAGCTCCGCCGCCAAGTGACGGCCCATCCGCACGGCGCCTTCCAGCGGGTGACCGACGCCTCCGGAAACCCCTACCTCGCCGTCGGCATGCCCGCCGTCTGGCTCCACAACGACGTCCGGGAACCCACCGGCCTGGTCCTCTTCGCGACGATGCCCCTCACCACCGAGGGCAAGACCGTCGAGGCCATGGTCCAAGCCGCAAAGCGCGGCGCCGTCCCGGGCCTCGCCATCGCCGTCATCCCTGCCCTGCTCGCCGCGCGCAGCGTGCTGCGCCCCGTACGGGACATGCGCCGCGCCGCCCAGCGCCTCGGCCGCGGCCGCCTCGACACCCGGATCGAGGTCCGCGGCGCCGACGAGCTCGCCGGACTGGCCCGCACCTTCAACGAGACCGCCCGCGCCCTCGAACGGTCCGTGAGCGAACTGCGGGACGCCGAGGCCCGGGCCCGCCGCTTCGCCTCCGACGTCTCCCACGAACTGCGCACCCCGCTCTCCGGGATGCTCGCCGTCACCGAGGTCCTGGACGAGGACGCCGAGCGCCTCGATCCCGACACGGCCGCCGCCCTTCGGCTGGTCAGTGCCGAGACCGGCAAACTCGCCGTGCTCGTCGAGGACCTCATGGAGATCTCCCGCTTCGACGCCCGCGCCGCCGAGCTCAACCTCGACGACGTGGACGTGGCCGAAGCCGTGCGCAAGACCCTTGAGCTGCGGCACTGGGACGACGAGCGGGTGATCACCGCACTGCCTTCGCAGGTCCGCGCCCGACTCGACCCGCGCCGCTTCGACGTGGTCCTCGCCAACCTCGTCGGCAACGCCCTCAGGCACGGCGGCGCCCCGATCCGCGTCACCGTGCGCACCGAACCACGGCCCGGCGGGCCCCGCCTGCTGATCGAAGTCGCCGACAGCGGGCCAGGCATCGCTCCCGAGGTGCTGCCGCACATCTTCGACCGGTTCTACAAGGCCGACGCCGCCCGTACCCGCTCCGCGGGCAGCGGCCTCGGCCTCGCCATCACCCTGGAGAACGTCCGGCTGCACGGCGGTACCCTGTGCGCCGCGAACGGGCCGGCCAAGGGAGCCGTGTTCACGCTCGACATGCCGCTGGAGGCCGACGCATGAGTCGCATGCGGACGGCCGCGGCCGCCACCGCCACCCTGCTGCTGGGCGGGCCGCTGCTCGCCGGCTGCGGGATCAAGCCGACCGGGGTCATCGAGAGCGGAGCCGCCGCGAAGGTGCTCGTGCCCGGCCCCGGCACCAAGGGGACCGTGTACTACGTGACGTCCGACGGGCGGCTCGCCCCCGTACCGGAGACGGATCAGCCCGAGGAGTCGGCGTTGTTCCTCCTCGCGCGGCTGCTCATGGGCCCCCTCGACCCGGAGAAGGCCGCGGGTCTGGAGACCCGGGTGCCCGCGCCGGCCGACAAGAAGCCCCCCTTCGGCCTCTCGGTGAACATCGTGTCCGGGGAGACCATGGAGGTC contains these protein-coding regions:
- a CDS encoding peptidoglycan bridge formation glycyltransferase FemA/FemB family protein, which encodes MCALLVTPAQRNQSPERELSVRSLSVPEYHAFLSRNRNASFLQYPSWAEVKDLWRSERVGWHYPDGEITGAGLVLYRQFPGTRKYFAYLPEGPVADWSDPHIDRWLDPLKRHLRAAGAFAVRIGPTPAYRRWDAAAVKSGTGPGRQVSDVLATEVDPVGAALADRLRTRGWTRCGGEDDGDAQPRHVFRVPLAGRSVDELWSGLNQEWRRNVRKAEKSGVETILGTAADLPEFYRLLRITEERDGFRLGRALSYYQQQYEALNAESPGRMRLYLGIHQGEILAAHTMIVAGSRVWYQTGASADHRREVRPSNALQWRMMRDAHILGADEYDMRGVPSTLDPDERSFGLLRWKLGTGGQVVETLGEWETPMDGYTNTALYKAFQAYMARR
- the murJ gene encoding murein biosynthesis integral membrane protein MurJ — its product is MTTTDTKEAPGPSVGGATRPAPAKTSVLRSGALMAAGSIVSRATGFVRSAVVVAALGTGLLGDGYAVANTVPNILYMLLIGGALNAVFVPELVRAAKEHQDGGAAYTDRLLTACTAALVVLTAVAVLAAPLIVSAYTPYTGSQASTTVALARYCLPQILFYGLFTLLGQVLNARGRFGAMMWTPVLNNFVIIGVFGLFLYLSQGGQGGAQGLTADETRLLGLGTTAGIVIQALALLPSLRSARFRWRPRFDWRGQGLARPLRNAGWLVMLVLTNQIAYWVVTRLSTATGRHAVEAGLAGGAGYTAYSNAYQLWIVPQGIITVSLVTALMPRMSSAAAEGDLAAVRRDVSYALRSSAALVVPAAVLFATLAPWVMGSVFGYGRTGAADIEVMAGMLTAFAPGLIAFSGQYVLSRAFYALSDTRTPFFLNLVIAGLWAALSAAAYFLLPARWAVTGMAGAYSVALFAGLAVTAHTLARRLGPRTGTRTERRTTAVRTHLRLLIACLPGAAAGYAAALAADGLGDFAAIGAGTAALALVVVVLARPLGLTEITDLLDPLRRKLGRRQEQKSSSHLG
- a CDS encoding response regulator transcription factor, yielding MPRVLLIEDDPSIREGVGLGLRRRGHEVAAAETGEAGLALMASFVPELVLLDLMLPGMNGVQVCRRIRETSQLPIIMLTARGDDFDIVVGLEAGADDYIVKPARTEVIEARIKAVLRRLGTPAGSRPEIEFHGELAIDRAGLAVAKNGERVPLAPSEIKLLLHLSASPEQVFSRQQLLECVWDHSYHADARLVDACVRRLRTKIEDVDGSPRYIQTVRGFGYRFGPL
- a CDS encoding ATP-binding protein — encoded protein: MRRIAPLGLRTRLIAAFLLVAAITAVTTAALTYQQARTAVLKQSQDTAVSTLRDQVETQPLQLPLDQAQLQRVVNDLGKRGKPHPWSIFGEYGTLRASNTTAPTSTVVTEQLRRQVTAHPHGAFQRVTDASGNPYLAVGMPAVWLHNDVREPTGLVLFATMPLTTEGKTVEAMVQAAKRGAVPGLAIAVIPALLAARSVLRPVRDMRRAAQRLGRGRLDTRIEVRGADELAGLARTFNETARALERSVSELRDAEARARRFASDVSHELRTPLSGMLAVTEVLDEDAERLDPDTAAALRLVSAETGKLAVLVEDLMEISRFDARAAELNLDDVDVAEAVRKTLELRHWDDERVITALPSQVRARLDPRRFDVVLANLVGNALRHGGAPIRVTVRTEPRPGGPRLLIEVADSGPGIAPEVLPHIFDRFYKADAARTRSAGSGLGLAITLENVRLHGGTLCAANGPAKGAVFTLDMPLEADA